The genomic DNA GATGCTGTTAGTGCGGTTCCAGGTATAATGGGAGTAGAAGTTGAGTTAACTTTTGATCCTCCTTGGTCTGCTGATCTTATGTCGGAAGAGGCGAGAATTGCGACAGGTTATTATTATTGATGACATAAAAAGATTTTTATGTCATTATATCTGCCCGATTAATCTAATTTTAAGCAATAAAATTGATATATAAAGCATTTAAATCTCATGGGATAGATTAAAAAAATGATAGGTGATGTAGTAAATATTACTGAAGCTGCAGTATCTAGAGTTAAAGATATTGTTAAAAGTTCAGGCAAAAATGCAAAAGGTATTCGTATTTCTCTTAAAAAAGCTGGATGTGCTGGTTTTGAATATACTGTTGATTTGGTTTTTGATCATTCTAAAGAAGATGATTTAGTAGAGAAAGATGGAGCAAAAATATGGATTGATCCAGTGGCACTTCTTTATATTATTGGTATGGAGATTGATTTTGAAAATACGAAGTTATGTTCTGGTTTTGTTTTTCGTAATCCAAATCAAATATCTGCTTGTGGATGTGGTCAATCAGTAGAACTTAAACGTGCTGATCTTGTAGAAAAATTTCATGATAAAAATTGCTGATAGCATGTTTTATTCAAAGTAGTATTTATTATTATGAGAGAATTATTTCTAAAAAGACTTCGCTTTTCTTATCGTTTTTTACTCAATATATTATAATCTTGCATTATAGGATTTTTTATATGGATAAAATTATGCAGTATAGAAGGTGAATTATTTAAAACATCGATAATTATCAATTTCTATTGCCTTTTTAATAAAAGGAGGGAAGTAGTCATTTTCATTACGTTATTCATGGGATTGAAACATAGATATAAGCGGTATAAGCAAGATAAAAGAGTTATGAATCATTAATATTATAATCAAATTAGGCATGTTATTGTTAATAAACTTAAGTAAGTTAAACATTATCAGTTATAATATTTTTGATAGGAATTTTATCCTTATTTAAGAATTAATCATATATTTCTGGATAGACATGACATATGTCCATTGTTTAGGATATTGCTTATTATAGGAGCATCACCACAAGCTAGAGAGCAACAATAAGATCAATAAAAAAATTCAAAATATGCATTATTATAATAGAAGCATTATCATTATCACTTTTTGAGTTCAATAAAATAATAATAGTTAGCAACAGAGCTCTTACATCGTGTTATACATCTGGTGAGGTTGAAGTATTCAATGAATTTCATATTATTTGCTTTTCTTATTTTATAAGTTATAGATAAATAATATTCGATACAACTGTCTTTTATACCACACATTAATTGAGATAGATAATTCTACATCTTAATAATTAGGCCATTATTTATTTTTTTAATGATTAATATCTCTTAATTGTTCATCTTATCTTCTTTCTATATTTATATCGGGAGCAATTCTTACATGTTTTTCTTGTATCTTTGTTGCGATATTTTTAAAGCAATTAATTAATCCCTCAGTGTTTTTTACAGCATAGAAATGATTTTCAGAAGAGGCGCATTTTTTCAAAAGATATTCTTCTGCTTTTTTATTAGCATCTACAGATATAGTATAAATCTCCATACCATTTTGGCCTTCTTTTGCCTTATTACATATATGTAAAGTCATATCATCTATTTCTTTTGTTGTAATTGCATTGTTAAAATGTTCATTGACACCATCTGTCATAAATATGATATATCTTTTCAAT from Candidatus Liberibacter americanus str. Sao Paulo includes the following:
- the sufA gene encoding Fe-S cluster assembly scaffold SufA; the encoded protein is MIGDVVNITEAAVSRVKDIVKSSGKNAKGIRISLKKAGCAGFEYTVDLVFDHSKEDDLVEKDGAKIWIDPVALLYIIGMEIDFENTKLCSGFVFRNPNQISACGCGQSVELKRADLVEKFHDKNC